A genome region from Natronosalvus rutilus includes the following:
- a CDS encoding bacterio-opsin activator domain-containing protein, whose translation MERGTGIDEPAPNTALLIGAPEWIEAVRAALEATVSELEPVAVSTADSDAPLATWDGDDPAVVLVDATTSPDDGCSLVERVRSRWPSRPVVTVPVDGDERLASRHLAAGASGYVPFDDRESLLEEALKTVLEDRDESGRRRSASDARRRARQFDAVADVSTSGDHGDAPDVGPYLWVLEADGTIAEANPAVREGFETGADPVGRSFVDRRYWALEAVSPLESGLKAARSGAYAEREVTLSRPNTEKRTLPDDEGRTLALSFHPIESGDQGVVVLGRDVTERVETIRELRRSEELHRVTLAHMTDTVLLTDEEGRFTYVCPNVHFIFGYTAAEIHELGTIDALLGEFYDEEALAERGVLTNVECTATDRDGDEHALLVNVREVSIQDGRRLFSCRDVTTRKQRERALTSLHETARALLYAESEAEIAQRVVDDVEAVLSLPSAAVYRFDTAANALEAAARAGIGDRNRLESIPLGADDAVANAFVEDDTHVFEGLDPSDSPVDGLRSGVIVPLADHGVFLAGTADLVTLDDVTIEVADLLAATAEAALDRVERDSRLRARDRELKRQNQRLSALDRINEIIREIGRDLVRADTRDDIEDAVCGRLTDADRFAFAWIGSLDPRTDEITPRAWAGDGQGYLDALETLAADSMESEPTSRTLETRSPTVVENVANDLRAGEWRSPALTRGFQSVASVPLAYDEFSYGALTVYADRPDAFDETAREVLRELGETIASAIGSVERTHALLGGRVAELTYEADVENTGTAIDRLARTLECRLDLEGGIQRLESGVLTFVTVSGCSPEAVVDQASSLTGVEDAHVVSASASASADGGLVRLTLSELALATRLAEHGGVVRRLTADPDGTTLSVDVPSPVETASIDDLVRSTYPDASLATRRERTGPPTTGARLESAVLESLTDRQLEVVRTAYHAGFFATPRAQTGSAIADSLDISPTAFSNHVRAVERTLFSILFEDSYATGVQ comes from the coding sequence ATGGAACGCGGTACCGGTATCGACGAACCCGCACCGAACACGGCACTGCTGATCGGTGCCCCGGAGTGGATCGAGGCGGTGCGCGCGGCTCTCGAGGCGACGGTCTCGGAACTCGAGCCTGTGGCGGTTTCGACGGCCGATTCGGACGCTCCGCTCGCGACCTGGGACGGCGACGACCCGGCGGTCGTCCTCGTCGACGCGACGACGTCGCCGGACGACGGGTGCTCGCTCGTCGAACGCGTGCGGTCGCGCTGGCCGTCCCGTCCGGTAGTGACCGTACCGGTCGACGGCGACGAACGCCTCGCCAGCCGGCACCTCGCGGCGGGTGCGAGCGGGTACGTGCCGTTCGACGATCGGGAGTCGCTCCTCGAGGAGGCGCTCAAAACGGTCCTCGAGGACCGAGACGAATCCGGGAGGCGGCGGTCGGCGTCCGACGCTCGCCGGCGGGCTCGCCAGTTCGACGCCGTCGCCGACGTCTCGACGAGCGGCGACCACGGTGACGCGCCGGACGTCGGACCGTACCTCTGGGTGCTCGAGGCCGACGGCACGATCGCCGAGGCCAATCCGGCAGTCCGCGAAGGCTTCGAGACGGGAGCCGATCCGGTCGGCCGCTCGTTCGTGGATCGTCGCTACTGGGCGCTCGAGGCCGTCAGCCCGCTCGAGTCGGGGCTCAAGGCCGCCCGATCGGGCGCGTACGCAGAGCGAGAGGTGACGCTCTCGCGTCCGAATACCGAGAAACGAACGCTTCCGGACGACGAAGGACGAACGCTCGCGCTCTCGTTTCACCCGATCGAGTCGGGCGACCAGGGGGTGGTTGTCCTCGGCCGCGACGTCACCGAACGCGTCGAAACGATCCGCGAACTCCGGCGCTCGGAGGAACTCCACCGGGTGACGCTCGCGCACATGACCGACACGGTGTTGCTCACCGACGAGGAGGGGCGCTTCACGTACGTCTGCCCAAACGTCCACTTCATCTTCGGCTACACCGCCGCGGAGATCCACGAACTGGGAACCATCGACGCCCTGCTGGGCGAGTTCTACGACGAAGAGGCACTCGCCGAGCGGGGCGTCCTCACGAACGTCGAGTGTACGGCGACTGACCGGGACGGCGACGAGCACGCGCTGCTCGTGAACGTCCGCGAGGTCTCGATCCAGGACGGCCGCCGGCTGTTTAGCTGTCGCGACGTCACCACGCGAAAGCAGCGCGAACGCGCGCTCACGTCGCTCCACGAGACGGCCCGCGCCCTCCTGTACGCCGAGTCGGAGGCCGAGATCGCCCAGCGCGTCGTCGACGACGTCGAGGCCGTCCTCTCGCTCCCGTCGGCGGCGGTCTATCGCTTCGATACGGCGGCAAACGCGCTCGAGGCGGCGGCCCGTGCCGGTATCGGCGACCGCAACCGGCTCGAGTCGATCCCGCTGGGAGCCGACGACGCGGTCGCGAACGCGTTCGTCGAGGACGATACGCACGTCTTCGAGGGACTCGACCCGTCTGATTCGCCCGTCGACGGGCTTCGAAGCGGCGTCATCGTTCCGCTCGCCGACCACGGCGTCTTCCTGGCCGGGACCGCCGACCTCGTTACGCTCGACGACGTCACGATCGAGGTTGCTGATCTGCTGGCGGCGACCGCCGAGGCCGCCCTCGACCGGGTCGAACGAGATTCGCGACTCAGGGCGCGAGATCGGGAACTCAAGCGACAGAACCAGCGCCTGAGCGCGCTCGATCGCATCAACGAGATCATCCGCGAAATCGGACGGGACCTCGTTCGGGCCGACACCCGCGACGACATCGAGGACGCCGTCTGCGGTCGCCTCACCGACGCCGACCGATTCGCGTTCGCCTGGATCGGGTCGCTCGACCCGCGAACCGACGAGATCACGCCTCGTGCCTGGGCCGGCGACGGTCAGGGCTATCTCGACGCGCTCGAGACCCTCGCGGCCGATTCGATGGAGTCGGAGCCAACCTCGCGCACGCTCGAGACCCGGTCGCCGACGGTCGTCGAGAACGTCGCGAACGACCTGCGGGCGGGGGAGTGGCGCTCGCCGGCGCTGACCCGCGGGTTTCAATCCGTCGCCAGCGTCCCGCTCGCGTACGACGAGTTCAGCTACGGAGCGCTGACGGTCTACGCCGACCGACCCGACGCCTTCGACGAGACCGCGCGCGAAGTGCTCCGGGAACTCGGCGAGACCATCGCCTCGGCGATCGGTTCGGTCGAACGAACCCACGCCCTGCTGGGCGGCCGTGTGGCGGAACTCACCTACGAGGCCGACGTCGAGAACACGGGGACGGCGATCGATCGCCTCGCGCGAACCCTCGAGTGCCGGCTCGACCTCGAGGGCGGTATCCAGCGCCTGGAATCGGGCGTGTTGACGTTCGTCACTGTCTCTGGCTGCTCGCCCGAGGCGGTCGTCGACCAGGCTTCGTCCCTGACCGGTGTCGAGGACGCACACGTCGTCAGCGCGAGTGCGAGTGCGAGCGCGGACGGTGGCCTCGTTCGGCTCACGCTCTCCGAGCTGGCGCTCGCGACCCGGCTGGCGGAACACGGCGGCGTCGTCCGCCGACTCACCGCCGATCCCGACGGCACGACGCTCTCCGTGGACGTGCCAAGTCCGGTCGAAACCGCGTCGATCGACGACCTCGTCCGATCGACCTACCCCGACGCCTCGCTCGCGACGCGCCGGGAACGGACCGGACCCCCGACGACTGGCGCCCGCCTCGAATCCGCGGTTCTGGAGTCGCTCACCGACCGCCAACTCGAGGTGGTTCGGACGGCCTACCACGCCGGGTTCTTCGCGACACCGCGAGCTCAGACCGGTTCGGCCATCGCTGACTCGCTGGACATCTCTCCGACGGCCTTCTCGAACCACGTCAGGGCGGTCGAGCGAACACTCTTTTCGATCCTGTTCGAGGACTCGTACGCGACGGGGGTTCAATAG
- a CDS encoding MBL fold metallo-hydrolase translates to MDTDADTNTDTDIGAVREVDADDCADLYFVDTGMYDTSEYGAAYVLDADRPAVVETGIGTNHERILEALDTIGIDRSDLEAIVVTHIHLDHAGGAGFLAEACPNADVYAHHVGAPHLIDPERLVAGTKAAVGDQWEFYVDPNPVPEERVVAFEDGDVIDLGNYSLIAHDAPGHAPHQAIFKVPKMDAVFTGDAAGIWVPSLETIRETSPPAQFDLEGCLDDLETIRKIDPSVLLYTHFGPREVDDLGAALEAYGDVLESWVGRVERTRAELEDDEAVVDALAEGADERFVEVWGERKTRAETAMNARGVLGYLDWTDA, encoded by the coding sequence ATGGACACGGACGCAGACACGAATACGGACACGGACATCGGAGCCGTCCGCGAGGTCGACGCCGACGACTGCGCCGACCTCTACTTCGTCGACACCGGCATGTATGACACGAGCGAGTACGGCGCGGCGTACGTCCTCGACGCCGACCGTCCCGCCGTCGTCGAGACGGGCATCGGGACCAACCACGAGCGCATCCTCGAGGCGCTCGACACCATCGGAATCGATCGATCGGACCTCGAGGCCATCGTCGTTACCCACATCCACCTGGACCACGCCGGCGGCGCCGGCTTCCTCGCCGAGGCCTGCCCGAACGCCGATGTCTACGCCCACCACGTCGGCGCCCCCCACCTGATCGATCCCGAACGCCTCGTCGCCGGGACGAAAGCCGCCGTCGGCGACCAGTGGGAGTTCTACGTCGACCCCAATCCCGTCCCCGAAGAGCGCGTCGTCGCGTTCGAAGACGGCGACGTCATCGACCTCGGGAACTACTCGCTGATCGCCCACGACGCGCCTGGCCACGCGCCCCACCAGGCCATCTTCAAGGTCCCCAAGATGGACGCCGTCTTCACCGGCGACGCCGCCGGCATTTGGGTCCCCTCACTCGAGACGATTCGCGAGACCTCCCCGCCCGCACAGTTCGATCTCGAGGGCTGCCTGGACGACCTCGAGACGATCCGCAAGATCGATCCGTCGGTCCTCCTCTACACCCACTTCGGCCCACGCGAGGTCGACGACCTGGGGGCCGCACTCGAGGCCTACGGCGACGTCCTCGAGTCGTGGGTCGGCCGGGTGGAACGAACGCGAGCGGAACTCGAGGACGACGAGGCTGTGGTCGACGCGCTTGCCGAGGGGGCCGACGAGCGATTCGTCGAGGTCTGGGGCGAGCGAAAGACGCGCGCCGAAACCGCGATGAACGCCCGCGGCGTGCTGGGCTATCTCGACTGGACGGACGCGTGA
- the minD gene encoding MinD/ParA family ATP-binding protein gives MSQETVYAIASGKGGVGKTTTTVNLGTALAQAGKRVAIVDVDLGMANLAGFVSLSPESTTLHDVLASNASIEDATYNLADNIVAIPSGTGLDDYAETSPEGLREVVETLRDQFEYVLLDVGAGVSHETVLPLGLADAVFLVSTPEPASVHDVKKTIELTERAGGSTAGLIVTRTRPMGDVSYEEIADRLDLALLGTIPDDPLVRESVYAGTPLVVHDPDSPAAVAYRRLAADLAGIEPPSVPEDASNEDAESDESTTPDPSSQPASSSSSSSSRPSDEDVESSQAASHDDVSSAITEAESDSS, from the coding sequence ATGTCTCAAGAGACGGTATACGCCATCGCGAGTGGAAAAGGCGGTGTCGGGAAGACGACGACGACGGTGAATCTCGGGACAGCCCTCGCCCAGGCTGGCAAACGCGTCGCCATCGTCGACGTCGACCTCGGCATGGCGAACCTGGCCGGGTTCGTGAGCCTGAGCCCCGAGTCAACGACGCTCCACGACGTGCTGGCATCCAACGCGTCGATCGAAGACGCCACGTACAACCTCGCCGATAACATCGTCGCGATCCCGAGCGGGACGGGGCTCGACGACTACGCTGAAACGAGCCCCGAGGGGCTTCGGGAGGTCGTCGAGACGCTTCGCGACCAGTTCGAGTACGTCCTGCTCGACGTCGGCGCCGGCGTGAGCCACGAGACTGTCCTTCCGCTGGGCCTCGCCGACGCCGTCTTTCTCGTCTCCACCCCGGAACCGGCCTCGGTTCACGACGTCAAAAAGACCATCGAGTTGACCGAACGGGCGGGCGGTTCGACGGCCGGGCTGATCGTAACCCGGACCCGGCCGATGGGCGACGTCTCCTACGAAGAGATTGCCGACCGACTCGACCTGGCACTCCTCGGCACGATTCCGGACGATCCGCTCGTTCGCGAGAGCGTATACGCGGGAACGCCCCTCGTTGTGCACGATCCAGATAGCCCGGCTGCGGTCGCCTATCGTCGGCTCGCCGCGGATCTCGCCGGTATCGAACCGCCCAGCGTCCCGGAGGACGCGTCGAACGAGGACGCCGAATCCGACGAGTCGACGACTCCCGATCCATCCTCACAGCCCGCCTCGTCCTCGTCATCCTCGTCGTCCCGGCCGTCGGATGAGGACGTCGAATCGAGCCAGGCGGCATCCCACGACGACGTTTCGAGCGCGATCACCGAGGCAGAGTCGGACTCGAGCTAG
- a CDS encoding helix-turn-helix transcriptional regulator: protein MRFPRASVVALTVLLVAAVSVGVVAATAPADHSAHEQPTLEQSPLAVQDDDSDDDGDGGQLQPADPQQVIKINVTDSGDARWTIESRFLLEDAEDEEAFQSYAASVANGERDGGYDASAYEQYVEAASEATGREMALVDAGYDEPRIEDVNRTGPMGEQSTDRIGVVAYSFTWESFATTGESRITVGDAFESPDGDGSWFPALNDDQQLVVDIPSNYGFHSLPSDFSRRSDGALVWDGPVEFADEDGSDKREFELLRGESSSDDTDEPGDPGGETPPSEPLEEGWGAETVLLGGAALALLTVAVVGGYLVTQRSSSSSVPAWLPAPVRARLKDDEPEVRDPTTPPVAAPPDDLVEEPDDEGGIDPDLLSDEERVLRLLRGNGGRMKQASIVKETGWSNAKVSQLLSKMDDDDEIEKLRIGRENLITLPEIDPTELD from the coding sequence ATGCGGTTTCCCCGCGCGAGTGTCGTTGCCCTCACGGTCCTCCTCGTGGCCGCCGTCAGTGTTGGCGTCGTGGCCGCGACCGCGCCTGCCGATCACTCGGCTCACGAGCAGCCGACGCTCGAGCAGTCACCACTCGCCGTCCAGGACGACGATAGCGACGACGATGGCGATGGCGGTCAGCTCCAGCCGGCTGACCCGCAGCAGGTAATCAAGATCAACGTCACGGACAGCGGCGACGCCCGGTGGACGATCGAGAGTCGCTTCCTCCTCGAGGACGCCGAGGACGAGGAGGCGTTCCAGTCGTACGCCGCCTCGGTCGCCAACGGCGAGCGCGACGGCGGGTACGACGCGTCGGCGTACGAGCAGTACGTGGAGGCGGCCTCGGAGGCGACCGGCCGCGAGATGGCACTCGTCGACGCCGGGTACGACGAGCCGCGAATCGAGGACGTCAATCGAACCGGCCCGATGGGCGAGCAGTCGACCGACCGCATCGGGGTCGTCGCCTACTCGTTCACGTGGGAGTCGTTCGCGACGACCGGGGAGAGTCGGATCACCGTGGGTGACGCGTTCGAGTCGCCGGACGGGGACGGCTCCTGGTTCCCGGCGCTGAACGACGACCAGCAACTCGTCGTGGATATCCCGTCCAACTACGGGTTCCATTCGCTTCCCAGCGATTTCTCGAGACGGTCCGATGGCGCACTCGTCTGGGACGGTCCGGTGGAGTTCGCCGATGAGGATGGCAGCGACAAACGAGAATTCGAGTTGCTCCGGGGAGAATCGTCGAGCGACGACACCGACGAACCCGGCGATCCCGGCGGCGAGACGCCGCCTTCAGAACCGCTCGAGGAAGGCTGGGGCGCGGAGACCGTCCTCCTCGGTGGTGCTGCCCTCGCGTTGCTCACCGTCGCCGTCGTCGGCGGCTACCTCGTGACTCAGCGCTCGAGTTCGTCCTCGGTACCTGCCTGGCTCCCGGCCCCCGTTCGCGCCCGACTCAAGGACGATGAACCAGAGGTGCGAGATCCGACGACCCCGCCCGTCGCCGCCCCACCGGACGACCTCGTCGAGGAACCCGACGACGAAGGCGGGATCGATCCCGACCTGCTCAGCGACGAAGAGCGGGTGCTCCGACTCCTGCGAGGCAACGGCGGTCGGATGAAACAGGCCTCGATCGTCAAGGAGACCGGTTGGTCGAACGCCAAGGTCTCCCAGTTGCTCTCGAAGATGGACGACGACGACGAGATCGAGAAACTCCGCATCGGTCGGGAGAACCTCATCACGCTACCCGAGATCGATCCGACCGAACTCGATTGA
- a CDS encoding DUF7096 domain-containing protein: MTKASPALLALLLVCALPAVTLVAAAPAPGSSTGTETQSTVLTTPHDSNGPFLELENTANRLTVPEESKRTYTSPTQDFGTAIASADDEVRADAGHFAFEQAFDETTDPNERADLIDASRDRMEARVQALDEREQRAVQAYANGTITEQEFTQVLLRNYNEANELEQQYRDLLEYANRVPGYSRNSVRPMAGTIATHQSQARAEIAAASAADRSPTVTIETSDVGYRLSLISGDRYFQEVARFDLRDRDGDSQFGSFSAAESHAAERYPWAQGNANSYHFSSTASPNLYLTEISHNHGELYSYIDGATEAVAREHQSLVVSRLPIEHQNTWERDTVAITLNRTPGDGPAEVRVTDLETGEPVEATVRLDGVAVGQTGSNGYLWLATPAGDYEIEVETADETVTIAPAT; encoded by the coding sequence ATGACCAAGGCGTCCCCCGCCCTCCTGGCGTTGTTACTGGTCTGTGCCCTACCGGCGGTAACGCTGGTCGCTGCCGCTCCCGCCCCCGGGTCGTCGACCGGCACCGAGACGCAATCGACGGTCCTGACGACCCCGCACGACTCGAACGGCCCCTTCCTCGAACTCGAGAACACGGCGAATCGACTCACCGTTCCCGAGGAGAGTAAGCGCACGTATACCTCGCCGACACAGGATTTCGGGACGGCGATCGCGTCGGCCGACGACGAGGTTCGCGCGGACGCCGGCCACTTCGCGTTCGAGCAAGCGTTCGACGAGACGACCGATCCGAACGAACGCGCCGACCTGATCGACGCATCGCGCGACAGGATGGAAGCCCGCGTGCAGGCCCTCGACGAGCGCGAGCAGCGGGCCGTCCAGGCGTACGCGAACGGTACCATCACCGAACAGGAGTTCACGCAGGTACTGTTGCGCAACTACAACGAGGCGAACGAACTGGAACAGCAGTATCGTGACCTCCTCGAGTACGCCAATCGGGTCCCCGGATACAGTCGCAATAGCGTTCGACCCATGGCGGGAACCATCGCGACTCACCAGAGCCAGGCGCGCGCCGAAATCGCCGCCGCCTCGGCGGCAGACCGATCGCCAACAGTGACCATCGAAACGAGCGACGTTGGGTACCGACTCTCCCTGATTTCGGGCGATCGGTACTTCCAGGAGGTGGCTCGCTTCGATCTCCGTGACCGAGACGGCGACTCCCAGTTCGGCTCGTTCTCCGCGGCCGAGAGCCACGCGGCCGAACGGTATCCGTGGGCGCAGGGCAACGCGAACTCGTACCATTTCTCTTCGACGGCCAGTCCGAACCTCTACCTGACCGAGATCTCCCACAACCACGGCGAACTGTACAGCTACATCGACGGGGCGACCGAAGCCGTCGCCCGCGAACACCAGTCGCTCGTCGTCTCGCGACTCCCGATCGAACACCAGAACACCTGGGAGCGAGACACCGTCGCGATCACCCTGAACCGAACTCCCGGAGACGGTCCCGCGGAAGTCCGCGTGACCGACCTCGAGACCGGCGAACCGGTCGAGGCGACCGTTCGTCTCGATGGCGTCGCCGTCGGACAGACGGGGAGCAACGGATACCTCTGGCTGGCGACGCCGGCAGGCGACTACGAAATCGAAGTAGAGACGGCAGACGAGACGGTGACGATCGCGCCGGCCACCTGA
- a CDS encoding type IV pilin, translated as MSTPRSVPDARSASPADLESGRDRAVSPLVGTILLVAITVLLAATVATAMGSLSLESDSSATAAIEFEVDADRNELVFEHAGGDALDARDLTLEVTIDGEPLAHQPPVPFVGATGFRGFPSGPFNAATGPTWTVGERATIRLAATNSPALAEGAVVRVRLIDADGTVARVVAEVCR; from the coding sequence GTGTCCACGCCTCGATCCGTACCGGACGCTCGATCGGCTTCTCCGGCCGACCTGGAGAGCGGCCGCGATCGAGCCGTCAGCCCGCTCGTCGGAACGATCTTGCTCGTCGCGATCACGGTCTTGCTGGCAGCAACCGTCGCGACGGCGATGGGGTCGCTCTCGCTCGAGTCCGACTCGAGCGCCACTGCAGCCATCGAGTTCGAGGTCGACGCCGACCGGAACGAACTCGTCTTCGAGCACGCAGGTGGCGACGCACTCGACGCTCGCGACCTGACGCTCGAGGTGACCATCGACGGCGAACCGCTCGCCCACCAGCCACCGGTGCCGTTCGTCGGGGCGACGGGGTTTCGTGGCTTTCCCTCGGGCCCGTTCAACGCCGCGACCGGTCCGACCTGGACCGTCGGCGAGCGTGCGACGATTCGCCTCGCTGCGACGAACTCGCCGGCGCTCGCTGAGGGTGCTGTCGTGCGGGTTCGTCTCATTGATGCGGACGGGACGGTCGCGCGGGTCGTGGCCGAGGTCTGCCGATGA
- the hisI gene encoding phosphoribosyl-AMP cyclohydrolase, which translates to MEVDFGDDGLVPAVAQDADSGAVLMLAYVSPAALEATLETSTAHYYSRSREELWEKGATSGHTQSVEEVRVDCDADALLYLVDQTGGACHTGHRSCFYRTIEGDNVGERVFDPNAVYDSEDGNEIGNEDTSEDD; encoded by the coding sequence ATCGAAGTTGACTTCGGCGACGACGGCCTCGTGCCGGCCGTCGCCCAGGACGCCGACTCCGGGGCGGTGCTGATGCTCGCGTACGTCTCGCCGGCAGCGCTCGAGGCGACCCTCGAGACCAGCACGGCCCACTACTACTCGCGGAGCCGCGAAGAACTCTGGGAGAAGGGGGCGACAAGCGGCCACACCCAGTCCGTCGAGGAGGTGCGCGTCGACTGCGACGCCGACGCCCTCCTGTACCTCGTCGATCAGACCGGCGGTGCCTGTCACACCGGCCACCGGTCGTGTTTCTACCGGACGATCGAGGGCGACAATGTCGGCGAGCGAGTGTTCGATCCGAACGCGGTTTACGACAGTGAGGACGGCAACGAAATCGGCAACGAGGACACCAGCGAGGACGACTGA
- a CDS encoding DUF7118 family protein produces MPDTAHDLTTGDGSDPRADADAARERLERASERLEAAKTAIDEAGGRETVETGADAYRSAASLLDRYVDLATGTGRETFKHYINLEGEYSTLVEDLPADLPHREAFEASFEAVDKRRLHESDFESAESALGPAERFVDLLQEEAAAEEEVTLARKAATDQLDALEDEISDLQRLRSLADADLEAPVDRLRDPIEAYNESIREAFESFLYDRSARTVFDLLERSRLRPFVDFETPPPELREYVEDNDAGTYSIPELLEYAEYSRSKLDHYVDDPDELKRRIATRQTYLERIDATPLTLSWPPADATTLRYAIRDRRPLVERIGGQELVEGLLAVRERTYDDDYDRLQTAANALDQLSATERERLQRRDIDAELEGIRDAREELEAALADG; encoded by the coding sequence ATGCCAGATACCGCTCACGATCTGACGACGGGCGACGGATCGGACCCGAGAGCCGACGCCGACGCGGCGAGGGAGCGACTCGAGCGCGCCAGCGAGCGTCTCGAGGCCGCGAAGACGGCGATCGACGAGGCCGGCGGCCGCGAGACCGTCGAGACGGGGGCCGACGCCTACCGATCGGCCGCGAGCCTCCTCGACCGGTACGTGGACCTGGCGACCGGCACGGGGCGGGAGACGTTCAAACACTACATCAATCTCGAGGGCGAGTACTCGACGCTCGTCGAGGACTTGCCCGCGGACCTCCCCCACCGCGAGGCGTTCGAGGCGTCATTCGAGGCCGTCGACAAGCGTCGACTGCACGAGTCGGACTTCGAGAGCGCGGAATCGGCGCTCGGGCCGGCCGAACGCTTCGTCGACCTGCTCCAGGAGGAGGCCGCCGCCGAGGAAGAGGTGACACTCGCACGAAAGGCGGCGACCGACCAGCTCGACGCGCTTGAGGACGAGATCAGCGATCTCCAGCGACTGCGCTCGCTCGCCGACGCCGACCTCGAGGCCCCGGTGGACCGCCTTCGAGACCCCATCGAGGCCTACAACGAGTCGATTCGGGAGGCCTTCGAGTCGTTTCTGTACGACCGGTCTGCACGGACGGTGTTCGACCTGCTCGAGCGCAGTCGGCTCCGGCCGTTCGTCGACTTCGAAACGCCGCCGCCAGAGCTGCGCGAGTACGTCGAGGACAACGACGCGGGCACGTACTCGATCCCGGAACTCCTTGAGTACGCCGAGTACTCCCGGTCGAAACTGGATCACTACGTCGATGACCCCGACGAACTCAAACGACGAATCGCCACCCGACAGACGTACCTCGAACGAATCGACGCGACGCCGCTAACGCTGTCGTGGCCGCCCGCGGACGCGACGACCCTGCGGTACGCGATCCGCGACCGGCGACCGCTGGTCGAACGCATCGGCGGACAGGAGCTCGTCGAGGGCTTGCTCGCGGTTCGGGAACGGACGTACGACGACGACTACGACCGACTGCAGACCGCCGCGAACGCACTCGACCAGCTCTCGGCGACGGAACGCGAGCGCCTCCAGCGTCGGGACATCGACGCGGAACTCGAGGGGATTCGAGACGCGCGCGAGGAACTCGAGGCGGCGCTCGCAGATGGGTAG
- a CDS encoding universal stress protein — MSRHLLVAMDDSEPARTALNYALSAFPESKVTVVHVVDDLEAGYGGGPTAEAARDQDEPAFFADVRRLAEGHAGDVALEVLEGTPVDAILEYVRSNDVDGVVVGSEGRSGVSRMLLGSVAEGVARRVEVPVTIV; from the coding sequence GTGAGTCGACACCTCCTCGTCGCTATGGACGACTCCGAGCCGGCCAGAACGGCTCTCAACTACGCGCTCTCAGCGTTTCCGGAGTCGAAAGTCACAGTGGTCCACGTCGTCGACGACCTCGAGGCGGGCTACGGCGGCGGGCCGACCGCGGAGGCGGCCCGCGACCAGGACGAACCCGCGTTCTTCGCGGACGTCCGCCGACTCGCCGAGGGCCACGCGGGTGACGTCGCGCTCGAGGTGCTCGAGGGGACCCCCGTCGACGCCATTCTCGAGTACGTGCGCTCGAACGATGTCGACGGCGTCGTCGTCGGGAGCGAGGGCCGTTCCGGCGTCTCGCGGATGTTGCTGGGGAGCGTCGCCGAAGGCGTCGCCCGGCGTGTCGAGGTTCCAGTGACGATCGTCTGA
- a CDS encoding HPP family protein — protein MDDRVGTTLHTGLLLAVTGTLAWLSGLPLLFPSLGPSAFVLALFERSEATRPRRVVGGHLIGVVAGLLAYHVVAGDSAMTVAYEPGSLEGLRLATSGVLATTATAGGMLATDTRHPPACATTLIVSLGLLSTVLEGAFIVLAVAVLVGVHRSILLATN, from the coding sequence ATGGACGACCGCGTGGGGACGACGCTTCACACCGGCCTGTTACTCGCCGTGACCGGCACGCTCGCGTGGCTCTCCGGACTCCCCCTCCTCTTTCCGAGCCTGGGCCCCTCGGCGTTCGTCCTCGCGCTCTTCGAACGCAGCGAGGCGACCCGTCCGCGGCGCGTCGTCGGCGGCCACCTCATCGGCGTCGTCGCCGGACTGCTCGCCTACCACGTCGTCGCCGGCGACTCCGCCATGACCGTCGCGTACGAACCCGGCTCGCTCGAGGGACTGCGCCTGGCAACCAGCGGCGTGCTCGCGACGACGGCCACCGCGGGCGGGATGCTCGCGACGGATACCCGTCACCCGCCCGCGTGCGCGACCACGTTGATCGTCTCGCTGGGGCTACTCTCGACGGTCCTGGAGGGGGCATTCATCGTGCTCGCAGTAGCGGTGCTGGTCGGGGTCCACCGATCGATACTGCTGGCGACGAACTGA